Proteins encoded by one window of Pseudonocardia sp. HH130629-09:
- the argG gene encoding argininosuccinate synthase — translation MPKILTSLPVGDRVGIAFSGGLDTSVAVAWMRENGAVPYAYTADLGQPDEPDLVAVRERALEYGAEAARVVDCRRALVDEGIAAIACGAFHIRAGGMPYFNTTPIGRAVTGTLLVRAMADDGVSIWGDGSTFKGNDIERFYRYGLLANPALRIYKPWLDEAFVDQLGGRAEMSAWLGERELPYRDSAEKAYSTDANIWGATHEAKKLEHLDTSIEIVEPIMGVRFWDRAVTVETEDVTVEWESGRPVAINGVRYDDPVALVTEANRIGGRHGLGMTDQIENRIIEAKSRGIYEAPAMALLFVTYERLVSAIHNHDSLSAYEEQGRRLGRLLYEGRWLEPQSLMLRESLTRWVGNAVTGSVTLRLRRGNDWSVLDTRGPALAYAEDRLSMERVEDAPFTPGDRIGQLTLRNLDLADSRAKLEQYSATGMLGGEFGTFVGEVEAGRAAEITATPSDPDAEQAEESLDRAAMEAGND, via the coding sequence GTGCCGAAGATCCTGACCAGCCTCCCCGTCGGCGATCGCGTCGGCATCGCCTTCTCCGGTGGCCTCGACACCTCCGTCGCGGTCGCCTGGATGCGCGAGAACGGCGCGGTCCCCTACGCCTACACCGCCGACCTCGGACAGCCCGACGAGCCCGACCTCGTCGCCGTCCGTGAGCGCGCGCTGGAGTACGGCGCCGAGGCCGCCCGCGTCGTCGACTGCCGCCGCGCGCTGGTCGACGAGGGCATCGCCGCGATCGCCTGCGGTGCCTTCCACATCCGCGCCGGCGGGATGCCCTACTTCAACACCACCCCGATCGGCCGCGCCGTCACCGGCACGCTGCTGGTCCGCGCCATGGCCGACGACGGCGTCTCCATCTGGGGCGACGGCTCGACCTTCAAGGGCAACGACATCGAGCGGTTCTACCGCTACGGCCTGCTCGCCAACCCGGCCCTGCGGATCTACAAGCCGTGGCTGGACGAGGCGTTCGTCGACCAGCTCGGTGGCCGCGCGGAGATGAGCGCCTGGCTGGGCGAGCGCGAGCTGCCCTACCGGGACTCCGCGGAGAAGGCGTACTCGACCGACGCCAACATCTGGGGCGCCACCCACGAGGCCAAGAAGCTCGAGCACCTCGACACCTCGATCGAGATCGTCGAGCCGATCATGGGCGTGCGGTTCTGGGACCGGGCCGTCACGGTCGAGACCGAGGACGTCACCGTCGAGTGGGAGTCCGGTCGCCCCGTCGCGATCAACGGTGTCCGCTACGACGACCCGGTCGCGCTGGTCACCGAGGCCAACCGGATCGGTGGCCGGCACGGCCTGGGCATGACCGACCAGATCGAGAACCGGATCATCGAGGCCAAGAGCCGGGGCATCTACGAGGCCCCGGCGATGGCGCTGCTGTTCGTCACCTACGAGCGCCTGGTCTCCGCGATCCACAACCACGACTCGCTGTCGGCCTACGAGGAGCAGGGCCGTCGCCTGGGCCGGCTGCTCTACGAGGGCCGCTGGCTGGAGCCGCAGTCGCTGATGCTGCGCGAGTCCCTGACCCGATGGGTCGGCAACGCGGTCACCGGCTCGGTCACCCTGCGGCTGCGCCGCGGCAACGACTGGTCGGTGCTCGACACCCGCGGCCCCGCCCTGGCCTACGCCGAGGACCGGCTGTCGATGGAGCGCGTCGAGGACGCCCCGTTCACTCCGGGCGACCGCATCGGCCAGCTCACCCTGCGCAACCTGGACCTGGCCGACTCCCGCGCCAAGCTGGAGCAGTACTCGGCCACCGGGATGCTCGGCGGCGAGTTCGGCACCTTCGTCGGCGAGGTCGAGGCCGGGCGTGCGGCGGAGATAACCGCGACGCCGTCGGACCCCGACGCCGAGCAGGCAGAGGAGTCCCTCGACCGGGCCGCGATGGAGGCCGGGAACGACTGA
- the alr gene encoding alanine racemase, whose amino-acid sequence MVDLDAVRHNTRYLSGLASGAETMVVVKADGYGHGAAAVARAALSAGATRLGVATLDEALALRAEGVDAPLLSWLHLPDENFAAAVAAGVELSVSGREHLAAVLAGARAAGRRVRLHLKADTGLSRGGCPPGEWPALLDAVADGVADGTCEVAAVWSHLAAADEPGQPAVDSQAARLHAAAALARDRGFAPQMHLCNSAGLMTRPDLHLDVVRPGVAVYGLDPIADPADSPLRPAMTLRGRVALTKTVEPGEGVSYGHEWVAREPRTLALVPLGYADGVPRRLNDDGRMRVRIGGTVRPVAGRVCMDQFVVDCGRPGTLPVAIGDPVELFGTGTEGGPTAREWADELGTIHYEIVTGVRGRVRRTVTDGRGGVA is encoded by the coding sequence GTGGTCGACCTCGACGCCGTCCGGCACAACACCCGGTACCTGTCCGGTCTCGCCTCGGGCGCCGAGACGATGGTCGTGGTCAAGGCCGACGGCTACGGTCACGGCGCCGCCGCCGTCGCCCGGGCGGCGCTCTCGGCAGGGGCGACCCGGCTCGGCGTCGCCACCCTGGACGAGGCGCTCGCGCTGCGTGCCGAGGGCGTCGACGCGCCGCTGCTGTCCTGGCTGCACCTGCCCGACGAGAACTTCGCCGCCGCCGTCGCCGCCGGGGTGGAGCTGTCGGTGTCCGGCCGCGAGCACCTCGCCGCGGTGCTGGCCGGTGCCCGCGCCGCCGGCCGCAGGGTCCGGCTGCACCTCAAGGCCGACACCGGGCTGTCGCGGGGCGGCTGCCCGCCCGGCGAGTGGCCCGCCCTGCTCGACGCCGTCGCGGACGGGGTCGCCGACGGCACCTGCGAGGTCGCGGCCGTCTGGTCGCACCTCGCCGCCGCCGACGAGCCGGGCCAGCCCGCCGTCGACAGCCAGGCCGCGCGGCTGCACGCCGCCGCCGCGCTCGCCCGGGACCGCGGGTTCGCACCGCAGATGCACCTGTGCAACTCCGCAGGCCTGATGACCCGCCCCGACCTGCACCTCGACGTCGTCCGGCCGGGGGTAGCCGTCTACGGCCTCGACCCGATCGCCGACCCCGCCGACAGCCCGCTGCGCCCGGCGATGACGCTGCGCGGCCGGGTCGCGCTCACCAAGACCGTCGAGCCGGGCGAGGGCGTGTCCTACGGCCACGAGTGGGTCGCCCGCGAGCCCCGCACGCTGGCGCTGGTGCCGCTGGGCTACGCCGACGGCGTCCCGCGCCGCCTCAACGATGACGGCCGGATGCGCGTGCGCATCGGCGGCACCGTCCGGCCGGTCGCCGGGCGGGTCTGCATGGACCAGTTCGTCGTCGACTGCGGCCGGCCGGGGACGCTGCCGGTCGCGATCGGCGACCCGGTGGAGCTGTTCGGCACCGGCACCGAGGGCGGCCCGACCGCCCGCGAGTGGGCCGACGAGCTGGGCACCATCCACTACGAGATCGTCACGGGCGTCCGGGGGCGGGTCCGCCGCACGGTGACCGACGGGCGCGGGGGAGTCGCATGA
- a CDS encoding alpha/beta fold hydrolase, translating to MSRRGWTVAGIAGGVVGAAGAAAGVGVAAQRRKIAATRRSLATEMSAHAETPPGTVGEEMSVMADDGIRIACEVVAPADGSEPALTVVLVHGFALDRRTWQEQRPHLAGLTGPSVRMVLYDQRSHGRSERAPADSCTIDQLGRDVDAVIRSLAPEGPLVLVSHSMGGMTVMALAEQHPELFHERVAGVALVSTSAGEMASSGLPGTFLSRRNPIIRTLGGLAAWQPGLVETGRRALGDIIWMFTKRFAYGDRQVDPRMVDLVDTMIDSNAVGALTDFVDTLGTHDRLAALPGLSGCEVLVLAGDGDRIIPWRHSEVIAEALPTARLVRLPGVGHMPMLEQPEVVDAELDGLIARTTERTAGGELRAKRPPQVTGATEDDQAAAGGGALQGLLRSAGRVRRGSHVPARAGRSRKKERP from the coding sequence ATGAGCCGCAGGGGATGGACCGTCGCCGGGATCGCCGGCGGTGTGGTCGGCGCGGCGGGGGCCGCGGCCGGGGTCGGCGTCGCCGCGCAGCGACGCAAGATCGCCGCCACCCGCCGCAGCCTGGCCACCGAGATGTCCGCGCACGCCGAGACGCCGCCGGGCACCGTCGGCGAGGAGATGTCGGTGATGGCCGACGACGGCATCCGCATCGCCTGCGAGGTGGTCGCGCCGGCCGACGGCTCGGAGCCCGCGCTGACCGTCGTGCTCGTGCACGGGTTCGCCCTCGACCGGCGCACCTGGCAGGAGCAGCGGCCGCACCTGGCCGGGCTGACCGGCCCGTCGGTGCGGATGGTGCTCTACGACCAGCGCAGCCACGGCCGCTCCGAGCGGGCGCCCGCGGACTCCTGCACGATCGACCAGCTCGGCCGCGACGTCGACGCGGTGATCCGCTCGCTGGCCCCCGAGGGGCCGCTGGTGCTGGTGTCGCACTCGATGGGCGGCATGACCGTGATGGCGCTGGCCGAGCAGCACCCGGAGCTGTTCCACGAGCGCGTCGCCGGGGTGGCGCTGGTGTCGACCTCGGCGGGTGAGATGGCGTCCTCGGGGCTGCCGGGGACGTTCCTGTCCCGGCGCAACCCGATCATCCGGACCCTCGGTGGGCTCGCCGCATGGCAGCCCGGCCTGGTCGAGACGGGCCGGCGCGCGCTGGGCGACATCATCTGGATGTTCACCAAGCGCTTCGCCTACGGCGACCGCCAGGTCGACCCGCGGATGGTCGACCTCGTCGACACGATGATCGACTCGAACGCCGTCGGCGCGCTCACCGACTTCGTCGACACCCTCGGCACCCACGACCGGCTCGCGGCGCTGCCCGGCCTGTCCGGCTGCGAGGTGCTCGTCCTGGCGGGCGACGGCGACCGGATCATCCCGTGGCGGCACAGTGAGGTCATCGCCGAGGCGCTCCCGACCGCACGGCTGGTGCGACTGCCCGGGGTCGGGCACATGCCGATGCTGGAGCAGCCCGAGGTCGTCGACGCCGAGCTGGACGGGCTGATCGCCCGCACCACCGAGCGCACCGCGGGCGGCGAACTGCGGGCCAAGCGGCCGCCGCAGGTCACCGGCGCGACCGAGGACGACCAGGCCGCGGCGGGCGGCGGCGCCCTGCAGGGGCTGCTGCGCAGCGCGGGCCGGGTCCGCCGGGGCAGCCACGTCCCGGCCAGGGCCGGGCGGTCCCGGAAGAAGGAGCGGCCGTGA
- the tsaE gene encoding tRNA (adenosine(37)-N6)-threonylcarbamoyltransferase complex ATPase subunit type 1 TsaE — protein MIPAPGGDAVVAELPTVADTESFGETVGRELVAGDVVLLAGPLGAGKTALVRGLARGLGVTGTVASPTFVIAREHPSAGDGPALVHVDAYRLGGPDGDVDVAAELDDLDLDTELDRAVVAVEWGVGVAERLAGSAVTIALERRDDDTRVATLCRTARP, from the coding sequence GTGATCCCCGCTCCCGGCGGGGACGCCGTCGTCGCGGAGCTGCCGACCGTCGCCGACACCGAGTCCTTCGGCGAGACGGTCGGCCGCGAGCTGGTCGCCGGTGACGTGGTGCTCCTGGCCGGTCCGCTCGGTGCGGGCAAGACCGCCCTGGTCCGCGGCCTGGCCCGCGGGCTCGGGGTGACCGGCACGGTGGCCTCGCCGACGTTCGTGATCGCCCGTGAGCACCCCTCCGCGGGCGACGGCCCGGCGCTGGTGCACGTCGACGCCTACCGGCTGGGCGGTCCCGACGGGGATGTGGACGTGGCGGCCGAGCTGGACGACCTCGACCTCGACACCGAGCTGGACCGGGCGGTCGTGGCCGTCGAGTGGGGGGTCGGGGTGGCGGAGCGGCTCGCCGGGTCCGCGGTGACGATCGCCCTGGAGCGCCGCGACGACGACACCCGGGTCGCGACGCTGTGCCGCACCGCGCGTCCGTAG
- the tsaB gene encoding tRNA (adenosine(37)-N6)-threonylcarbamoyltransferase complex dimerization subunit type 1 TsaB, with product MLVLALDTATTVVTAGLVDLRPDGAPVTVAARAHDGRRHGELLMPAVRALCAEAGHALAEVGAVVVGAGPGPFTGLRVGIASAAALGHALDVPVHGVVTHDALAWGVHTGGNLLVVTDARRREVYWAAYDAADPADAHSVRRLTGPGVEAPEALAARLDELAIGTVVGDPAFADRLGRDIGGPGAPTVEGLVGVAAADLLAGRAPAPVEPLYLRRPDAVEPTGRKRVTA from the coding sequence GTGCTGGTACTGGCCCTCGACACCGCGACGACCGTCGTCACCGCCGGTCTCGTCGACCTCCGCCCCGACGGCGCGCCCGTGACCGTCGCCGCCCGCGCGCACGACGGCCGCCGGCACGGCGAGCTGCTGATGCCCGCGGTCCGCGCGCTGTGCGCCGAGGCGGGCCACGCGCTCGCCGAGGTCGGGGCCGTGGTCGTCGGCGCCGGCCCGGGCCCGTTCACCGGGCTGCGGGTCGGGATCGCCTCGGCCGCCGCGCTCGGCCACGCCCTCGACGTGCCGGTGCACGGTGTCGTCACCCACGACGCGCTCGCGTGGGGGGTGCACACCGGCGGGAACCTCCTGGTCGTCACCGACGCCCGGCGCAGGGAGGTCTACTGGGCGGCCTACGACGCCGCCGACCCCGCCGACGCCCACTCGGTCCGCAGGCTGACCGGACCGGGCGTCGAGGCCCCGGAGGCGCTGGCCGCGCGCCTGGACGAGCTGGCGATCGGCACCGTGGTCGGCGATCCGGCGTTCGCCGACCGGCTCGGCCGCGACATCGGCGGCCCCGGCGCCCCGACCGTCGAGGGGCTGGTCGGCGTCGCCGCGGCGGACCTGCTCGCCGGCCGGGCCCCCGCCCCGGTCGAGCCCCTCTACCTGCGCCGCCCGGACGCCGTCGAACCGACCGGGCGCAAGCGCGTCACCGCATGA
- the rimI gene encoding ribosomal protein S18-alanine N-acetyltransferase yields MNATVALGPLYRSDARRCAELEQILFPGDDPWSAQAFRDAVTSGQLYLAARAGDELVGYAGLAVVAGPPMAEAEVHTIGVEPAWQGHGIGRALLNGLLVVADELAATVFLEVRTDNEPARALYESAGFTVVGVRKRYYRPSMADAYTMRRDRVRTPAQDVADR; encoded by the coding sequence ATGAACGCCACCGTCGCGCTGGGCCCGCTGTACCGGTCCGATGCCCGGCGCTGCGCGGAGCTGGAGCAGATCCTGTTCCCCGGGGACGACCCGTGGAGCGCGCAGGCCTTCCGCGACGCCGTGACCTCCGGGCAGCTCTACCTCGCGGCCCGGGCCGGGGACGAGCTGGTCGGCTACGCCGGGCTCGCCGTCGTCGCCGGGCCGCCGATGGCCGAGGCGGAGGTGCACACCATCGGTGTCGAGCCGGCCTGGCAGGGCCACGGGATCGGCCGCGCCCTGCTGAACGGGCTGCTCGTCGTCGCCGACGAGCTGGCGGCCACGGTGTTCCTGGAGGTCCGCACCGACAACGAGCCGGCCCGGGCCCTCTACGAGAGCGCCGGGTTCACCGTCGTCGGGGTGCGCAAGCGCTACTACCGGCCGTCGATGGCCGACGCCTACACGATGCGCCGCGACCGCGTGCGCACGCCCGCTCAGGACGTCGCGGACAGGTAG
- a CDS encoding aldo/keto reductase, with amino-acid sequence MADLVLGANVFGWTADRETSFAVLDAFVAAGGRMIDTADSYTWRAPGNSGGESETILGEWMAARGNRDALHLATKVGALPGREGLSAENIAVAARESLRRLGTDRIDLYYAHRDDEATAQEETFDAFDALVREGLVREIGASNFSPERLRSALEIAARDGLTAFSAIQPHYNLMERNDFEAGLAPLAESEKLAVHPYFGLAKGFLTGKYRPDSPAPEGPRAEGAAAYLDSRGRAVLAGLDEISAGYGVPVPAIALTWLAAQPAVTAPIASARNPEQLEQLLPMLTLELTEDELRLLSYLSATS; translated from the coding sequence GTGGCTGACCTGGTTCTCGGCGCGAACGTGTTCGGCTGGACGGCGGACAGGGAGACCTCCTTCGCCGTCCTCGACGCCTTCGTCGCCGCCGGCGGACGGATGATCGACACCGCGGACTCCTACACGTGGCGCGCACCGGGGAACTCCGGCGGCGAGTCCGAGACGATCCTCGGCGAGTGGATGGCGGCCCGCGGCAACCGCGACGCGCTGCACCTCGCGACGAAGGTCGGCGCGCTGCCCGGCCGCGAGGGTCTGTCGGCGGAGAACATCGCGGTGGCGGCGCGGGAATCGCTGCGCCGCCTGGGCACCGACCGGATCGACCTGTACTACGCCCACCGCGACGACGAGGCGACCGCGCAGGAGGAGACCTTCGACGCGTTCGACGCGCTGGTCCGCGAGGGGCTGGTCCGCGAGATCGGTGCGTCGAACTTCAGCCCGGAGCGGCTGCGGTCGGCGCTGGAGATCGCCGCGCGCGACGGGCTGACCGCGTTCAGCGCCATCCAGCCGCACTACAACCTCATGGAGCGCAACGACTTCGAGGCGGGCCTGGCCCCGCTCGCCGAGTCGGAGAAGCTGGCCGTCCACCCCTACTTCGGGCTGGCCAAGGGCTTTCTCACCGGCAAGTACCGGCCGGACTCCCCCGCGCCGGAGGGCCCGCGGGCCGAGGGCGCGGCGGCGTACCTGGACTCCCGCGGCCGCGCCGTGCTGGCCGGGCTCGACGAGATCTCCGCCGGCTACGGCGTGCCGGTCCCGGCGATCGCGCTGACCTGGCTGGCCGCACAGCCCGCGGTGACCGCGCCGATCGCGAGCGCGCGGAATCCCGAGCAGCTGGAGCAGCTGCTGCCGATGCTCACCCTGGAGCTGACCGAGGACGAGCTGCGCCTGCTGTCCTACCTGTCCGCGACGTCCTGA
- a CDS encoding alkaline phosphatase D family protein, which produces MVTSRRSLLRAGLTAAAVTAAAPLLPGPAAAAPGPAPARPPGDPFGLGVASGEPDATSVVLWTRLATDPLADDGLGGVGNRATDVEWEIADDERFTRVVRRGRVRTGPEAGHSLHVEVPGLRPGRDYHYRFRVGRTVSDAGRTRTAPPPASMTPVHMAFTSCSQFEHGWFTAYRRMAEERPDVLLHLGDYIYEYPAKDYVAPGGNVRDHAGPETTTLAGYRQRLAQYHADADLQAAHAAAPWLVVFDDHEVENNWAGDVRELPIDPPGDFTARKAAAFRAYWENMPLRAAQRPRGAAMRLYRRVGYGGLVTFHMLDTRQYRGDQPCGDTFRSDCAERTEPARSLPGSAQEHWIADGFTRSRARWDVLGQQVFFSQVDYTPGAGRGFNPDAWDGYPGSRDRVVDSWVAATQRGRARNLVVLTGDVHAHWGADVKRRFDDPASPVVGTELVSSSITSGGDGSEKQNGSDTVLAENPHIRFHNNRRGYVSTRFTADRMEAEFKVVPFVKQPGAPVQTRGRFVTEDRRPGLRPA; this is translated from the coding sequence GTGGTCACCTCCCGCCGTTCGCTGCTGCGCGCCGGACTCACCGCCGCCGCCGTCACCGCCGCCGCACCCCTGCTGCCCGGTCCCGCAGCCGCGGCGCCCGGGCCCGCCCCGGCCCGGCCGCCCGGCGACCCGTTCGGTCTCGGCGTCGCCTCCGGGGAACCCGACGCGACCTCGGTCGTGCTGTGGACCCGGCTCGCCACCGACCCCCTCGCCGACGACGGCCTGGGCGGTGTCGGGAACCGCGCCACCGACGTCGAGTGGGAGATCGCCGACGACGAGCGCTTCACCCGCGTCGTGCGTCGCGGCCGGGTCCGCACCGGGCCGGAGGCGGGCCACAGCCTGCACGTCGAGGTGCCGGGCCTGCGCCCGGGCCGCGACTACCACTACCGCTTCCGCGTGGGCCGCACCGTCTCCGACGCGGGCCGCACCCGCACCGCACCCCCGCCGGCGTCGATGACGCCGGTGCACATGGCCTTCACCTCCTGCTCCCAGTTCGAGCACGGCTGGTTCACCGCGTACCGGCGGATGGCCGAGGAGCGCCCGGACGTCCTGCTGCACCTGGGCGACTACATCTACGAGTACCCGGCGAAGGACTACGTCGCGCCCGGCGGGAACGTGCGCGACCACGCCGGCCCGGAGACGACGACGCTGGCCGGCTACCGGCAGCGCCTGGCCCAGTACCACGCCGACGCCGACCTGCAGGCCGCCCACGCGGCCGCGCCCTGGCTGGTCGTGTTCGACGACCACGAGGTCGAGAACAACTGGGCCGGCGACGTCCGGGAGCTGCCGATCGACCCGCCCGGCGACTTCACCGCCCGCAAGGCCGCCGCGTTCCGCGCGTACTGGGAGAACATGCCGCTGCGCGCCGCCCAGCGCCCCCGCGGCGCGGCCATGCGGCTGTACCGGCGCGTCGGCTACGGCGGGCTGGTCACCTTCCACATGCTCGACACCCGTCAGTACCGCGGCGACCAGCCCTGCGGCGACACCTTCCGCAGTGACTGCGCGGAGCGGACCGAGCCGGCCCGCTCGCTGCCCGGCTCGGCGCAGGAGCACTGGATCGCCGACGGCTTCACCCGCTCCCGCGCCCGCTGGGACGTGCTCGGCCAGCAGGTGTTCTTCTCCCAGGTCGACTACACCCCGGGCGCCGGGCGCGGCTTCAACCCGGACGCGTGGGACGGCTACCCCGGCTCGCGCGACCGCGTCGTCGACTCCTGGGTCGCGGCCACACAGCGCGGCCGGGCCCGCAACCTCGTGGTGCTCACCGGTGACGTGCACGCGCACTGGGGCGCCGACGTCAAGCGTCGCTTCGACGACCCCGCCTCGCCGGTGGTCGGCACCGAGCTGGTGTCCAGCTCGATCACCTCGGGCGGTGACGGCTCGGAGAAGCAGAACGGTTCCGACACCGTCCTCGCCGAGAACCCGCACATCCGGTTCCACAACAACCGCCGCGGCTACGTCAGCACCCGGTTCACCGCGGACCGGATGGAGGCCGAGTTCAAGGTGGTGCCGTTCGTGAAGCAGCCGGGCGCCCCGGTGCAGACGCGCGGACGGTTCGTGACCGAGGACCGGCGGCCCGGCCTGCGGCCCGCCTGA
- the groES gene encoding co-chaperone GroES — protein MANIKPLEDKLVVQASEAETTTASGIVIPDTAKEKPQEGKVLAVGPGRVDDNGNRVPLDVAVGDVVIYSKYGGTEVKYNGEEYLILSARDVLAVVN, from the coding sequence GTGGCGAACATCAAGCCGCTCGAGGACAAGCTCGTCGTCCAGGCCAGCGAGGCGGAGACCACCACCGCCTCCGGCATCGTCATCCCGGACACCGCCAAGGAGAAGCCCCAGGAGGGCAAGGTCCTGGCCGTCGGCCCGGGCCGCGTGGACGACAACGGCAACCGCGTCCCGCTCGACGTGGCCGTCGGCGACGTCGTCATCTACTCGAAGTACGGCGGCACCGAGGTCAAGTACAACGGCGAGGAGTACCTGATCCTCTCCGCGCGCGACGTGCTGGCCGTCGTCAACTGA
- the groL gene encoding chaperonin GroEL (60 kDa chaperone family; promotes refolding of misfolded polypeptides especially under stressful conditions; forms two stacked rings of heptamers to form a barrel-shaped 14mer; ends can be capped by GroES; misfolded proteins enter the barrel where they are refolded when GroES binds), with the protein MAKQISFDEDTRRALERGVNQLADAVKVTLGPRGRHVVIDKKFGGPTVTNDGVTIAREVDLEDPFENLGAQLAKTVATKTNDVAGDGTTTATVLAQALVKEGLRNVAAGAAPFALGQGIAAASAKVSEVLLSKATPVDAKSHIAQVGAIASREQEIGDLIAQAINTVGKDGVITVEEGSTLSTELEITEGLQFDKGYLSPYFVTDSESMEAALDDPYILLHRDKISSIQDLLPLLEKVLGEGKPLLIIAEDVEGEALSTLVVNSIRKTVKVAAVKSPFFGDRRKAFMDDLAVATGGQVINPEVGLKLNEAGLELLGRARRVVVTKDATTIVEGAGAKADVEGRVAQLKREIEESDSDWDKEKLQERLAKLSGGVAVIKAGAATETALKERKHRIEDAVAATRAAVEEGIVPGGGSALVHAAAELDGGLGLTGDAATGVAIVRKALSAPLFWIAENGGDEGAIVVSKVAEGGWGTGYNSASRTFGDLLADGVIDPVKVARSAVENAASIARMVLTTESAVVDKPEEADPAPAGGHGHGHGH; encoded by the coding sequence ATGGCGAAGCAGATCAGCTTCGACGAGGACACCCGTCGCGCGCTCGAGCGTGGCGTGAACCAGCTCGCCGATGCCGTCAAGGTGACGCTCGGCCCGCGTGGCCGCCACGTCGTCATCGACAAGAAGTTCGGCGGTCCGACCGTCACCAACGACGGTGTGACCATCGCCCGTGAGGTCGACCTCGAGGACCCGTTCGAGAACCTCGGCGCCCAGCTGGCGAAGACCGTCGCGACCAAGACCAACGACGTCGCCGGTGACGGCACCACCACCGCCACCGTGCTGGCCCAGGCCCTGGTGAAGGAGGGCCTGCGCAACGTGGCCGCCGGTGCCGCGCCGTTCGCCCTCGGCCAGGGCATCGCCGCCGCGTCGGCGAAGGTCTCCGAGGTGCTGCTGTCCAAGGCCACCCCGGTCGACGCCAAGAGCCACATCGCGCAGGTCGGCGCCATCGCCTCGCGCGAGCAGGAGATCGGCGACCTGATCGCCCAGGCGATCAACACCGTCGGCAAGGACGGCGTGATCACCGTCGAGGAGGGCTCCACGCTCTCCACCGAGCTGGAGATCACCGAGGGCCTGCAGTTCGACAAGGGCTACCTGTCGCCGTACTTCGTCACCGACTCCGAGTCCATGGAGGCGGCGCTCGACGACCCGTACATCCTGCTGCACCGCGACAAGATCAGCTCCATCCAGGACCTGCTCCCGCTGCTGGAGAAGGTGCTCGGCGAGGGCAAGCCGCTGCTGATCATCGCCGAGGACGTCGAGGGCGAGGCCCTGTCCACGCTGGTCGTCAACTCGATCCGCAAGACCGTCAAGGTCGCCGCGGTCAAGTCGCCGTTCTTCGGTGACCGCCGCAAGGCGTTCATGGACGACCTCGCGGTCGCCACCGGCGGTCAGGTCATCAACCCCGAGGTCGGCCTGAAGCTGAACGAGGCCGGGCTCGAGCTGCTGGGTCGCGCCCGCCGCGTCGTCGTCACCAAGGACGCCACCACGATCGTCGAGGGCGCCGGCGCCAAGGCCGACGTCGAGGGCCGTGTCGCGCAGCTCAAGCGCGAGATCGAGGAGTCCGACTCCGACTGGGACAAGGAGAAGCTCCAGGAGCGCCTGGCCAAGCTCTCCGGCGGCGTCGCGGTCATCAAGGCCGGTGCCGCCACCGAGACCGCGCTCAAGGAGCGCAAGCACCGCATCGAGGACGCCGTCGCGGCGACCCGTGCGGCGGTCGAGGAGGGCATCGTGCCCGGCGGCGGTTCGGCGCTGGTGCACGCCGCGGCCGAGCTCGACGGCGGCCTGGGCCTGACCGGGGACGCCGCGACCGGTGTCGCGATCGTCCGCAAGGCCCTGTCGGCCCCGCTGTTCTGGATCGCCGAGAACGGTGGCGACGAGGGCGCGATCGTGGTCTCGAAGGTGGCCGAGGGCGGCTGGGGGACCGGGTACAACTCGGCGTCCCGCACCTTCGGGGACCTGCTCGCCGACGGCGTCATCGACCCGGTCAAGGTGGCCCGGTCGGCCGTGGAGAACGCCGCGTCCATCGCGCGCATGGTGCTGACCACCGAGAGCGCCGTGGTGGACAAGCCGGAGGAGGCCGACCCGGCCCCGGCCGGTGGCCACGGGCACGGTCACGGGCACTGA
- a CDS encoding WhiB family transcriptional regulator encodes MADIRRLPGPVADIYDWQMEGACRGMDSAFFFHPEGERGPARARRETRAKQVCSECPVVQQCREHALKVHEPYGIWGGLSESERDAIIRGPRRTLKVAAEAAVQSVDVPVHTA; translated from the coding sequence ATGGCGGACATCCGGAGGCTTCCCGGCCCGGTCGCCGACATCTACGACTGGCAGATGGAGGGAGCCTGCCGGGGGATGGACAGCGCGTTCTTCTTCCATCCCGAGGGTGAGCGCGGTCCCGCCAGGGCCCGTCGCGAGACCCGAGCGAAGCAGGTCTGCTCCGAATGCCCCGTGGTGCAGCAGTGCCGCGAGCACGCACTCAAGGTGCACGAGCCCTACGGCATCTGGGGCGGCCTGTCGGAGTCCGAGCGGGACGCGATCATCCGCGGTCCGCGCCGCACGCTCAAGGTCGCCGCCGAGGCGGCCGTCCAGTCGGTGGACGTTCCCGTCCACACCGCCTGA